One window of Sphingobium sp. HWE2-09 genomic DNA carries:
- a CDS encoding REDY-like protein HapK, which yields MRLIALLNLKPGISVESYEQWARTVDLPTVNALPSIGGFDLFRTTGQLGTDAAPPYHYVEIIDVEDMEQFGRDAATDKMQAIAAAFQDMADVTFLTTEQVHP from the coding sequence ATGCGCCTGATCGCCCTGTTGAACCTGAAGCCCGGCATTTCGGTCGAAAGCTACGAACAATGGGCGCGCACCGTCGATCTGCCGACGGTCAACGCGCTGCCCTCCATCGGCGGTTTCGACCTGTTCCGCACCACCGGGCAGCTCGGCACCGATGCGGCCCCGCCCTATCACTATGTCGAGATCATCGATGTCGAGGATATGGAGCAGTTCGGCCGCGACGCTGCGACCGACAAGATGCAGGCGATCGCCGCCGCATTCCAGGACATGGCCGACGTGACGTTCCTGACGACCGAGCAGGTTCATCCATGA
- a CDS encoding MFS transporter has protein sequence MDFAVEPPLSRPASTYGEFRRGWQVVLASLLGIGLGLSPMPFYTIGVFAPHLAQEFGWSMGQIMGGISVMTLMVLWAGPAVGLLAGRVGVRPVAMASLVLFGLSFMSLGLSTGSLVQYYTSWAMIAVLGAGTLPITWTKAVNHWFDRRKGLALGLSLMGTGLFGMFSKSYVGWLIESFGWRAAYVGLGLLPLLIALPTAYFLFRDTDTHPSAVVRTTTPGGLTVRQAFRDWRFWLLAVALMPISFALGGPVPNMEVILTSKGIAVDTVLMLTPIIGLSALIGRIAGGWLLDRFWAPAVAFVILAVPGLSCWLLTIDGIGFGTAALAIFLIGFALGIEYDVMAFFVARYFGLRSYAAIYGILYVFFAMGSGFGPLGFGWDYDAHGSYDLALKASFVMLLIAAASFLLLGRYRVFPDEPMKG, from the coding sequence ATGGACTTCGCCGTGGAGCCACCACTCAGCCGCCCGGCGTCAACCTATGGCGAGTTTCGCCGGGGCTGGCAGGTGGTGCTTGCATCGCTGCTCGGCATCGGTCTTGGGCTGTCGCCCATGCCCTTCTATACGATCGGCGTATTCGCGCCCCATCTGGCGCAGGAATTCGGCTGGTCGATGGGGCAGATCATGGGTGGCATCAGCGTCATGACGCTGATGGTGCTATGGGCCGGGCCAGCAGTCGGCCTATTGGCCGGGCGGGTTGGCGTGCGGCCGGTGGCGATGGCGTCGCTGGTGCTGTTCGGCCTGTCCTTCATGTCGCTGGGCCTCTCCACCGGATCGCTGGTGCAATATTATACCAGTTGGGCGATGATCGCCGTGCTGGGCGCGGGCACCTTGCCGATCACCTGGACGAAGGCGGTCAATCACTGGTTCGACCGGCGCAAGGGGCTGGCGCTTGGCCTGTCGCTGATGGGCACGGGCCTGTTCGGCATGTTTTCCAAATCCTATGTCGGCTGGCTGATCGAGAGTTTCGGCTGGCGCGCCGCCTATGTCGGGCTGGGGCTGTTGCCGCTGTTGATCGCGCTGCCGACCGCCTATTTCCTGTTCCGCGATACCGATACGCATCCCAGCGCGGTCGTGCGTACGACCACGCCGGGCGGACTGACCGTGCGGCAGGCGTTTCGCGACTGGCGCTTCTGGTTGCTGGCCGTCGCGCTGATGCCGATTTCCTTCGCGCTCGGCGGGCCGGTGCCCAATATGGAAGTCATCCTGACCAGCAAGGGCATCGCCGTCGATACGGTGTTGATGCTGACGCCGATCATCGGCCTGTCGGCGTTGATCGGGCGGATCGCGGGCGGCTGGCTGCTTGATCGCTTCTGGGCGCCTGCGGTCGCCTTCGTCATCTTGGCCGTACCGGGCCTGTCCTGCTGGCTGCTGACGATCGACGGCATCGGGTTCGGCACGGCGGCGCTGGCGATCTTCCTGATCGGCTTTGCGCTGGGTATCGAATATGATGTGATGGCCTTTTTCGTCGCGCGCTATTTCGGGCTGCGGAGCTATGCGGCGATCTACGGCATCCTCTATGTGTTCTTCGCGATGGGATCGGGCTTCGGGCCGCTCGGCTTCGGCTGGGATTATGACGCGCATGGCAGCTATGATCTGGCGCTTAAGGCATCCTTCGTCATGCTGTTGATCGCGGCGGCGTCCTTCCTGCTGCTGGGCCGCTATCGCGTCTTTCCCGACGAGCCGATGAAGGGCTGA
- a CDS encoding polysaccharide deacetylase: MDYDYIPLPQRKPLVWPNGARVALILTFNLETWDLTKDTDKPYYAGGPAILPDILPGNIPDFPNFTWREYGQRVGIWRLFDLFDKLGAKASCTTNAVTFERRKAMTDAVLERGWELLTHNWEQGELLTNFAGDPAKEREIVMRTLDQFEKFTGRKSKGWLSSSLRGTMQTADILAEYGATFYCDIMNDDQPYLLKTPHGPIVSVPYSNEINDFTFITRKNFTTDQFAQALIEELDVLYEEGATSGRIMNVGLHPHVSGRAHRIRAIAEFIEHAKSLPGVWWATREEIADWYLQNHESHIPGQLG; encoded by the coding sequence ATGGACTATGATTATATCCCCCTTCCCCAGCGCAAGCCGCTGGTGTGGCCGAACGGCGCGCGCGTCGCGCTGATCCTGACGTTCAACCTCGAAACCTGGGATCTGACGAAGGATACCGACAAGCCCTATTATGCCGGTGGTCCAGCGATCCTGCCCGATATCCTGCCGGGCAATATTCCCGATTTTCCCAACTTCACCTGGCGCGAATATGGCCAGCGCGTTGGCATCTGGCGCCTGTTCGACCTGTTCGACAAGCTGGGCGCGAAGGCGAGCTGCACTACCAACGCGGTGACGTTCGAACGGCGCAAGGCGATGACCGACGCGGTGCTGGAACGCGGTTGGGAATTGCTGACGCATAATTGGGAACAGGGCGAACTGCTGACCAATTTCGCGGGCGATCCGGCCAAGGAGCGCGAGATCGTAATGCGCACGCTCGACCAGTTCGAGAAGTTCACCGGGCGCAAGTCCAAGGGCTGGCTCTCATCCTCCTTGCGCGGCACGATGCAGACGGCGGACATCCTCGCCGAATATGGCGCGACCTTCTACTGCGACATCATGAATGACGATCAGCCCTATCTGCTGAAGACGCCGCACGGCCCGATCGTGTCGGTACCCTATTCCAACGAAATCAACGATTTCACCTTCATCACGCGTAAGAATTTCACGACCGACCAGTTCGCCCAGGCGCTGATCGAGGAACTGGACGTGCTGTATGAGGAAGGCGCGACCAGCGGGCGGATCATGAATGTCGGCCTGCACCCGCATGTCTCGGGCCGCGCGCATCGCATCCGGGCGATCGCGGAGTTTATCGAACATGCCAAGTCGCTGCCCGGCGTGTGGTGGGCGACGCGTGAGGAGATTGCCGACTGGTATCTCCAGAACCATGAAAGCCATATCCCCGGCCAGCTTGGCTGA
- a CDS encoding FAD-dependent oxidoreductase: MNDSFEFTVPVLVIGGGACGCIAALAAKDAGVDVLLVEADARPMGSSGMSQGLICAAGTQAQAALGVEDDAETFFADIMAKTQGQTDTVIARALAEQSGPTLDWMVERHQLPWELDTGFRPVYGNSRFRVHGWRGHGGQEMVDLLHQKLADEGVDVLLEAKLVDMVADADGRVLGVVLERPDGSHERVGCETIIFAAGGFAANHAMVAQFMPDMANARNNGHERSQGIAVRMGQRIGAALGDMGAYQGYAMLTEPQGIPVPPGVLVEGGMIVNMAGERFTDESADIAGMCHPVMAQPGTHCWVIYDAGIEERCAYIPETQALMELNAAKCGDTVAALAQAIGVDADALAQTLAQAHDAQRAGTPDRFGRDWGKDTPPSGSLRALKVVGAIFHTQGGLQIDGSARVLRPDGSALPNVFAGGGSARSVSGPSSWGYLPAMGLCTAVTLGRIAGEAAAAQVKG, translated from the coding sequence ATGAACGACAGCTTCGAATTTACCGTCCCCGTCCTGGTCATAGGCGGCGGCGCCTGCGGCTGTATCGCGGCGCTGGCGGCGAAAGACGCGGGCGTGGACGTGCTGCTGGTAGAGGCCGACGCCCGGCCGATGGGGTCGAGCGGCATGTCGCAGGGGCTGATCTGCGCGGCGGGCACGCAGGCGCAGGCGGCGCTGGGGGTCGAGGATGATGCCGAGACCTTCTTCGCCGACATCATGGCCAAGACGCAGGGGCAGACCGATACGGTGATCGCCCGCGCACTGGCAGAGCAATCGGGGCCGACGCTGGACTGGATGGTCGAACGCCACCAATTGCCGTGGGAACTCGATACCGGATTCCGGCCCGTCTACGGCAATAGCCGGTTCCGCGTCCATGGCTGGCGCGGCCATGGCGGGCAGGAGATGGTGGACTTGCTCCACCAGAAACTGGCCGACGAAGGCGTCGACGTGCTGCTGGAAGCCAAGCTGGTCGATATGGTCGCGGATGCCGATGGCCGCGTGTTGGGCGTGGTGCTGGAACGGCCCGACGGATCGCATGAACGCGTCGGGTGCGAAACGATCATCTTCGCCGCGGGCGGCTTTGCCGCCAATCATGCGATGGTCGCGCAGTTCATGCCCGACATGGCGAATGCGCGGAACAACGGCCATGAACGCAGCCAGGGCATCGCCGTACGGATGGGCCAGCGCATCGGCGCGGCGCTGGGCGACATGGGCGCCTATCAGGGTTACGCGATGCTGACCGAGCCGCAGGGCATTCCGGTGCCGCCGGGCGTGCTGGTGGAAGGCGGGATGATCGTCAACATGGCTGGCGAACGCTTTACCGACGAAAGCGCGGACATTGCGGGCATGTGCCATCCGGTGATGGCGCAGCCGGGCACGCATTGCTGGGTGATCTATGACGCGGGCATCGAAGAGCGCTGCGCCTATATCCCCGAAACACAAGCGCTGATGGAGTTGAACGCGGCCAAATGCGGCGACACGGTCGCGGCGCTGGCGCAGGCGATCGGCGTGGATGCTGACGCCCTGGCGCAAACGCTGGCACAGGCGCATGACGCGCAACGGGCCGGGACGCCCGACCGGTTCGGCCGGGATTGGGGCAAGGACACGCCGCCATCCGGATCGCTCCGCGCGCTCAAGGTGGTCGGCGCGATCTTCCATACCCAGGGCGGTTTGCAGATCGACGGGTCGGCGCGCGTGCTGCGCCCCGATGGCAGCGCGCTGCCCAACGTCTTTGCCGGGGGCGGATCGGCCCGTAGCGTATCGGGACCGTCAAGCTGGGGCTATCTGCCCGCCATGGGCCTGTGCACCGCCGTCACGCTGGGCCGTATCGCGGGTGAGGCTGCTGCAGCGCAAGTCAAAGGATAG
- a CDS encoding zinc-binding dehydrogenase, protein MNETYGAIRLERIAESFRAGADIVQLPLTQPGPGEIRVRNRHCGINGIFDTQIARDLVDYVPIKLPTFTGVEAIGMVDAIGEGVTKFAVGDAAVTVRFTGGYREANIGAESQFAKAPLVSRDYLALASTGVSALLALERIGEVKDGETVAISAAAGGLGHLLVQLALLRGCHVVAVCGGKRKCDFVAALGAQRVIDYRSEDVGAVLAAEYPKGIDVAIDTVSGGIFDAFLANIAYHGRLVVGGAASDLEGRPEVVTAPRIAHSIYYKGASVRGFMNGLLTPYWDDARGRLFRLYADGRIAVTFDDMPFAGLPGIYDAVERLLSGQSMGKVVVDL, encoded by the coding sequence ATGAACGAAACTTACGGCGCGATCAGGCTGGAGCGTATCGCGGAAAGTTTCCGTGCAGGCGCCGACATCGTACAGCTGCCGCTGACCCAGCCGGGACCGGGCGAAATTCGCGTGCGCAACCGGCATTGCGGGATCAACGGCATTTTCGACACGCAGATCGCCCGCGACCTGGTGGATTATGTGCCGATCAAGCTGCCGACCTTTACCGGCGTGGAAGCGATCGGCATGGTCGATGCCATCGGTGAAGGCGTAACGAAGTTCGCGGTCGGCGACGCGGCGGTCACCGTGCGCTTCACCGGTGGCTATCGGGAGGCCAATATCGGCGCCGAAAGCCAGTTCGCCAAGGCGCCGCTGGTCAGCCGCGACTATCTGGCGCTGGCGTCCACCGGCGTGTCCGCGCTGCTGGCGCTGGAGCGGATCGGCGAGGTGAAGGATGGCGAGACCGTCGCCATCTCCGCCGCGGCCGGGGGGCTGGGTCATCTGCTGGTGCAACTGGCGCTGCTGCGCGGATGTCATGTCGTCGCCGTGTGCGGCGGCAAGCGCAAGTGCGATTTCGTCGCCGCGCTGGGCGCGCAGCGGGTGATCGATTATCGCAGCGAAGATGTCGGCGCGGTGCTGGCGGCGGAATATCCCAAGGGGATCGATGTCGCGATCGATACGGTGAGCGGCGGCATCTTCGACGCTTTCCTCGCCAACATCGCCTATCATGGTCGGTTGGTCGTGGGTGGCGCGGCCTCGGACCTGGAGGGGCGACCCGAAGTCGTCACCGCCCCCCGCATCGCGCACAGCATCTATTATAAGGGCGCATCGGTTCGCGGTTTCATGAACGGGCTGCTGACCCCCTATTGGGACGACGCGCGCGGCCGGCTGTTCCGCCTCTATGCCGATGGCCGCATCGCGGTCACTTTCGATGACATGCCCTTTGCCGGATTGCCCGGCATTTATGACGCGGTGGAGCGGCTGCTGTCGGGGCAGTCGATGGGCAAGGTCGTCGTCGATCTTTGA
- a CDS encoding class I SAM-dependent methyltransferase — MDDSRSNDPAAQYDGPPDYRVVGRHALFPQTGHDEVERINFLAQMNRHLAARIVPGVKAAYEQRVVPKFEAEQGRPIANRHEARKALLGDAAFQTWSALRRMTMEQRQQAGRWTVIRQRERLARIAADLTDGDDRLSLDPSLPIPRYVSAVDHHCMPGSYHSEAFAGDVANGANYDHAGFVTTGGLLGKYSDGGGHAVVRWVKRNLPDFQPHHILEIGGTVGHSSLPLAQAFPDAEMTVADLGAPMLRYGLARAKSLGVDNIRFVQASGEDLSIFPDQSFDWIQTTMFLHELSTTALRNIFAETRRLLKPGGIVLHVEQPQYAPDMPLFEQAMRDWDAFYNNEPFWSRMHEMDLDKAMIDAGFDADSLIHGGVTAVVDRDLFPDAQDDDTEDYGRKAAWHVIGAMV, encoded by the coding sequence GTGGACGATAGCCGTAGCAACGATCCAGCAGCCCAATATGATGGCCCGCCCGATTATCGCGTGGTCGGCCGCCATGCCCTGTTTCCGCAGACGGGGCATGACGAGGTTGAGCGGATCAATTTCCTGGCGCAGATGAACCGCCATCTCGCCGCGCGCATCGTGCCGGGGGTGAAGGCCGCCTATGAGCAACGCGTCGTGCCCAAGTTCGAGGCCGAACAGGGCCGCCCCATCGCCAATCGGCACGAAGCGCGCAAGGCGCTGCTGGGTGATGCGGCATTCCAGACCTGGTCCGCGCTGCGCCGCATGACGATGGAACAGCGGCAGCAGGCCGGACGCTGGACGGTGATCCGCCAGCGCGAACGGCTGGCCCGCATTGCCGCCGATCTGACCGATGGCGACGATCGGCTCTCGCTAGATCCGTCCCTGCCCATTCCCCGCTATGTGTCGGCGGTCGATCATCATTGCATGCCCGGCAGCTATCATAGCGAGGCCTTTGCCGGCGACGTCGCCAATGGCGCCAATTATGATCATGCCGGTTTCGTAACGACTGGTGGTCTGTTAGGTAAATATTCCGATGGTGGCGGCCATGCCGTGGTCCGTTGGGTGAAACGCAACCTGCCCGATTTCCAGCCGCATCACATATTGGAAATCGGCGGCACCGTCGGTCACAGCAGCCTGCCGCTGGCGCAGGCCTTTCCGGATGCCGAGATGACGGTCGCCGACCTTGGCGCGCCGATGCTGCGCTACGGCCTGGCCCGCGCCAAGTCGCTGGGCGTGGACAATATCCGCTTCGTGCAGGCGAGCGGCGAGGATCTGTCGATCTTCCCGGACCAGAGTTTCGACTGGATCCAGACCACGATGTTCCTGCACGAACTGTCGACCACCGCGCTGCGCAACATTTTTGCCGAGACGCGGCGGCTGCTCAAGCCCGGCGGCATCGTGCTGCATGTCGAGCAGCCGCAATATGCGCCCGACATGCCGCTGTTCGAACAGGCGATGCGCGATTGGGACGCCTTCTACAATAACGAGCCTTTCTGGAGCCGGATGCACGAAATGGACCTGGACAAGGCCATGATCGATGCCGGGTTCGATGCCGACAGTCTGATCCATGGGGGGGTCACCGCGGTCGTGGATCGCGACCTGTTCCCGGACGCGCAGGATGACGACACCGAGGACTATGGGCGCAAGGCGGCCTGGCACGTGATTGGGGCGATGGTCTGA
- a CDS encoding FAD-binding oxidoreductase, which translates to MQADVQTPTAGTAAPLKAAFAAIVGAEHVSDDPAQRALFSEDVWEASAHVAMLIVAPGSTQELSAVIAAANKAGVALAPRGGGMSYTSGYLPATDSSVTLDMRRMNRVVRISAEDMTVTVEAGCTWLALNEALAPHGVRTPFWGPMSGIYSTIGGGLSNLNAMFGAGHYGTSSESVIALTVVLGDGQILRTGARGPDGDTPFYRHYGPDLAGLFCGDAGTLGIKAEVTMRLMRTPAHEDSASFSFKSGESMLKALAEIARTGVAAETCAFDPGLTKIRMKRMSLMSDVKTLGAVVAKQKSLGKGLMAAAKIALGGRDFIEADDYPLHITAEGRSKEGVAADMATARAIVKQHDGTEIENTIAKVIRAMPFPAPNSMLGPEGESWVPVHGHVSLSNAPAMFADIQALFANMADRFATHKIHTGFLFTSMSTNAITIEPVFFWPHGYRPVHASMIEPAHLARLPLLPENPEATAVVTEAREAVKAIGARYGAAHFQIGRAYAYRDSRDDASKALLDTIKALVDPARQFNPGALGFDA; encoded by the coding sequence ATGCAGGCCGATGTTCAGACCCCTACCGCCGGAACCGCCGCACCGCTGAAAGCCGCCTTTGCCGCGATCGTCGGTGCCGAGCATGTCAGCGACGACCCGGCGCAACGCGCGCTGTTCAGCGAGGATGTGTGGGAAGCCAGCGCGCATGTCGCGATGCTGATCGTAGCGCCGGGATCGACGCAGGAATTGAGCGCAGTCATCGCGGCGGCCAACAAGGCCGGGGTCGCGCTGGCCCCACGCGGCGGCGGCATGAGCTATACCAGCGGCTATCTGCCCGCGACTGACAGCAGCGTCACGCTGGACATGCGGCGCATGAACCGGGTGGTGCGGATCAGTGCCGAAGACATGACCGTGACCGTGGAAGCGGGCTGCACCTGGCTGGCACTCAACGAAGCGCTGGCGCCCCATGGCGTGCGCACGCCATTCTGGGGGCCGATGTCGGGCATCTATTCGACCATCGGCGGTGGCCTGTCGAACCTCAACGCCATGTTCGGCGCGGGCCATTATGGCACGTCGAGCGAAAGCGTGATCGCGCTGACCGTCGTGCTGGGCGACGGGCAGATCTTGCGCACCGGTGCGCGCGGACCGGATGGCGATACGCCCTTCTATCGCCATTATGGCCCCGATCTGGCCGGGCTGTTCTGCGGCGACGCGGGCACGCTGGGCATCAAGGCCGAAGTGACGATGCGCCTGATGCGCACGCCTGCGCATGAAGATTCCGCCTCTTTCTCGTTCAAGAGCGGCGAATCTATGCTGAAGGCTTTGGCGGAGATCGCACGGACCGGCGTGGCGGCGGAAACCTGCGCGTTCGACCCTGGCCTCACCAAGATCCGCATGAAGCGCATGTCGTTGATGAGCGACGTCAAGACGCTGGGCGCGGTCGTCGCCAAGCAGAAGTCGCTGGGCAAGGGGCTGATGGCGGCGGCGAAGATCGCGCTGGGCGGCCGCGACTTCATCGAGGCGGACGATTATCCGCTGCACATCACCGCCGAAGGCCGATCAAAGGAGGGCGTCGCCGCCGACATGGCGACCGCGCGCGCCATCGTCAAACAGCATGACGGGACGGAGATCGAGAACACCATCGCCAAGGTGATCCGCGCCATGCCCTTCCCCGCGCCCAATTCCATGCTGGGGCCGGAGGGCGAAAGCTGGGTGCCGGTCCATGGCCATGTGTCGCTATCCAACGCGCCCGCCATGTTCGCCGATATCCAGGCGCTGTTCGCCAATATGGCGGACCGGTTCGCGACGCATAAAATCCATACCGGTTTCCTGTTCACGTCCATGTCCACCAATGCGATCACGATCGAGCCGGTGTTTTTCTGGCCCCATGGCTACCGCCCGGTGCACGCCTCCATGATCGAGCCTGCGCATCTAGCGCGCCTGCCGCTGCTGCCCGAAAATCCGGAAGCGACCGCCGTCGTGACCGAAGCGCGCGAAGCGGTGAAGGCGATCGGCGCGCGATATGGCGCGGCGCATTTCCAGATCGGGCGCGCCTATGCCTATCGCGACAGCCGGGACGATGCGTCCAAGGCGCTGCTGGACACCATCAAGGCGCTGGTCGATCCCGCGCGCCAGTTCAACCCCGGCGCGCTGGGCTTCGACGCATGA
- a CDS encoding DUF3598 domain-containing protein, protein MANKPSQPGIREAMPLLVSNEGIWEGWYRYYDAKTGLLTDQHRSRLYCRFVGEPGCEEYHQTNHYYWDDGRTEIRDFPAWYENGRIWWDNDLIKGWAAAMQPDDYDRSTCLNWTRHNEPDIYLYEMIQVNEDRTKRARTWQWFRNGECYMRTLIDETLVTRDWQNFVDPGVPNV, encoded by the coding sequence ATGGCAAATAAACCGTCGCAGCCGGGCATTCGCGAAGCGATGCCGCTGCTGGTCAGTAATGAGGGCATTTGGGAAGGCTGGTATCGCTATTATGATGCCAAGACCGGCCTGCTGACCGACCAGCATCGTTCGCGTCTCTACTGCCGTTTCGTCGGGGAGCCTGGCTGCGAAGAATATCATCAGACCAACCATTATTACTGGGACGATGGCCGCACCGAAATCCGCGACTTCCCGGCCTGGTATGAAAATGGCCGCATCTGGTGGGACAATGACCTGATCAAGGGCTGGGCCGCCGCGATGCAGCCGGACGATTATGATCGCTCGACCTGCCTCAACTGGACCCGCCACAACGAACCCGACATCTATCTGTACGAGATGATCCAGGTGAACGAGGATCGCACGAAGCGCGCCCGCACTTGGCAGTGGTTCCGCAATGGCGAATGCTACATGCGCACGCTGATCGATGAAACGCTGGTCACGCGCGACTGGCAGAATTTCGTCGATCCGGGCGTCCCCAACGTCTGA
- a CDS encoding MmgE/PrpD family protein, translating into MSASETLIDHALGIEWAAVPAPAREATRIFLHDSLCVGVAGRNAAHADAVLAIAQGWGEGGSASVLGRPGLTLPAASAAFVNAFQIHGQEYDCVHEPAVLHPMATVLAALLGEAERGAPVSGSDFLGAIVAGVDVAVTLGLAATGPLSFFRPATAGIFGCVAAITRLRRMERQQALDAFGHALAFASGTMQAHVEGKPALPVQVANAARSSLVAIDLARAGMPGVAAPIDGPFGYLALQEVSHDLPAALALLAQGHRITEVSWKPFPTGRAGHGGIVATQRLMAEQGLRPEWLERLDYHAPPLIHRLVGRPTRPHMEPGYARLCLPWLIAVTLTRGTVSLADFRRESLDDPALLALAARIAVVNDGNADPAAFVPARAVARLSDGRSLDMAIDAQLGSPQWPLTRQQHDDKALGCLSFGGLPAAHQPLIDAVAGLHDSDDAIASLRATGIMGAA; encoded by the coding sequence TTGAGCGCGTCCGAAACGTTGATCGATCATGCGCTGGGCATCGAATGGGCTGCCGTGCCCGCCCCGGCGCGGGAGGCGACTCGTATCTTTCTGCACGACAGCCTGTGCGTCGGAGTGGCCGGACGCAATGCCGCCCATGCCGACGCGGTGTTGGCGATAGCGCAGGGATGGGGTGAGGGCGGTTCGGCCTCCGTGCTCGGTCGGCCGGGCTTGACCTTGCCCGCCGCCTCGGCTGCTTTCGTCAATGCGTTCCAGATTCATGGGCAGGAATATGACTGCGTCCATGAACCCGCCGTGCTGCACCCGATGGCGACCGTGCTGGCGGCGCTGCTGGGCGAAGCGGAGCGGGGCGCGCCGGTCAGTGGCAGCGACTTCCTCGGCGCCATCGTTGCAGGTGTCGATGTCGCTGTCACACTCGGCCTGGCCGCGACCGGGCCGCTGAGTTTCTTCCGTCCCGCCACCGCGGGCATTTTCGGCTGCGTCGCCGCGATCACCCGGTTGCGGCGGATGGAGCGGCAACAGGCGCTCGACGCCTTCGGCCATGCGCTCGCCTTTGCGTCGGGCACGATGCAGGCGCATGTCGAGGGCAAGCCTGCCTTGCCGGTGCAGGTCGCCAATGCGGCGCGCTCCTCCCTCGTCGCGATCGATCTGGCGCGGGCGGGGATGCCCGGCGTCGCCGCGCCGATCGACGGGCCGTTCGGCTATCTGGCGTTGCAGGAGGTGAGTCACGATTTACCTGCCGCGCTGGCGCTGCTGGCGCAAGGACACCGGATCACCGAAGTCAGTTGGAAGCCCTTTCCGACAGGCCGCGCAGGGCATGGCGGTATCGTTGCCACGCAAAGGCTGATGGCGGAACAGGGGCTGCGGCCCGAATGGCTGGAACGGCTGGACTATCATGCGCCGCCGCTGATCCATCGCCTCGTCGGGCGTCCAACCAGGCCGCATATGGAACCGGGCTATGCGCGGCTGTGCCTGCCCTGGCTCATCGCCGTGACGCTGACGCGCGGTACGGTATCGCTAGCCGATTTCCGACGCGAAAGCCTGGACGATCCGGCGCTGCTGGCTCTCGCCGCGCGCATCGCGGTCGTCAACGACGGCAATGCCGATCCGGCGGCCTTCGTGCCAGCGCGGGCGGTGGCCCGGTTGTCGGACGGTCGCAGCCTGGACATGGCGATCGACGCTCAGTTGGGATCGCCGCAATGGCCACTGACCCGGCAGCAGCATGATGACAAAGCGTTGGGCTGCCTCAGCTTCGGCGGCCTTCCTGCGGCGCATCAACCGCTGATCGACGCGGTAGCCGGTCTGCATGACAGCGACGACGCAATCGCCAGCCTGCGCGCCACCGGGATCATGGGCGCGGCATAA
- a CDS encoding SDR family NAD(P)-dependent oxidoreductase: MRFAGKTAVVTGSGRAGGLGEAIARRLAEEGAAVVISDIGASRDAATPDGMIGGTDEMQRIAASLATPGSTFPCDVRDPDQVRALAAHAQAVHGSLDIWINNAGIGYIMKPLMDVSANDWRAVIDVNLTGAFFGLQAAAEIMIAQGKGGRIVNIASQAAKSGFPHAQAYTASKHGLVGLVRSASIELGGHGITVNNVCPNHVTTGLGQWQNEHFAALQGISVEEYLKRMAGRIPMGRPGVPGDTASAVAFLCSDEAVYITGESMNVSGGEEPH, translated from the coding sequence ATGAGGTTTGCGGGCAAGACCGCCGTCGTCACCGGATCGGGCCGCGCGGGCGGGCTGGGCGAGGCGATCGCCCGGCGACTGGCGGAAGAGGGCGCGGCGGTCGTAATTTCCGACATCGGTGCGTCGCGCGACGCCGCGACGCCCGACGGCATGATCGGCGGTACAGACGAAATGCAGCGGATCGCCGCGTCGCTCGCCACGCCTGGATCGACTTTCCCCTGCGATGTGCGTGATCCAGATCAGGTGCGCGCGCTGGCGGCCCATGCGCAGGCGGTCCATGGATCGCTCGACATCTGGATCAACAATGCCGGTATCGGCTATATCATGAAGCCGTTGATGGACGTGTCCGCCAATGACTGGCGCGCGGTGATCGACGTCAACCTGACCGGCGCGTTCTTCGGGCTTCAGGCAGCGGCGGAGATCATGATCGCGCAAGGCAAGGGCGGCCGCATCGTCAATATTGCCAGCCAGGCGGCTAAGTCCGGCTTCCCCCATGCGCAGGCTTATACCGCATCGAAACACGGCCTTGTGGGCTTGGTCCGGTCGGCGTCCATCGAATTGGGCGGCCATGGCATCACCGTCAACAACGTCTGTCCTAATCATGTGACGACGGGCCTGGGCCAATGGCAGAACGAACATTTTGCTGCTTTGCAGGGCATTTCGGTGGAAGAATATCTCAAGCGCATGGCCGGTCGCATTCCCATGGGGCGGCCGGGCGTGCCGGGCGATACCGCGAGCGCCGTCGCCTTCCTGTGTTCGGACGAAGCCGTCTATATCACCGGCGAAAGCATGAACGTGTCGGGTGGCGAGGAACCGCATTGA